In one Modestobacter sp. L9-4 genomic region, the following are encoded:
- a CDS encoding TDT family transporter, translating to MTATTDLPVELPPAPSPRRPVTSAGARRPSLADVGPNWFASVMGTSIVATAAAGLPVQVPGQRVLAQLVWALAGLLLLAVCAATAGHWLRHPERARAHARDPVMAHFYGAVPMALLAWGAATITVGRDVVGDRAAVDLDVVLWLVGTVLGLAVAVAVPYRLFTRYEVGDEAASGGWLMPVVPPMVSAATGAALVPHTPAGQWRLALTAGCWSMFGLSLLASLVVITLLWGRLARYKVGAAAAVPTLWIVLGPLGQSITAANALGAQSDLVWPPPYAAAFRALGLVYGLPVEGFALMWAAVALAVTVRTARHHLPFSLSWWSFVFPVGTMVTGTSALAGHSGLDCLSVAAAVLFLGLFGAWAVVAARTARAVWTGALLGGPVRV from the coding sequence GTGACCGCCACGACCGACCTGCCCGTCGAGCTGCCGCCGGCTCCGTCCCCGCGCCGCCCGGTGACGTCCGCGGGAGCCCGCCGCCCGTCGCTGGCCGACGTGGGCCCGAACTGGTTCGCCTCCGTCATGGGCACCTCGATCGTCGCCACCGCCGCGGCCGGGCTGCCCGTCCAGGTGCCCGGTCAGCGGGTCCTCGCCCAGCTGGTCTGGGCCCTCGCCGGGCTGCTGCTGCTCGCGGTCTGCGCGGCGACCGCCGGGCACTGGCTGCGCCACCCCGAGCGCGCCCGCGCCCACGCCCGCGACCCGGTGATGGCGCACTTCTACGGCGCGGTGCCGATGGCGCTGCTCGCCTGGGGGGCCGCCACGATCACCGTGGGCCGGGACGTCGTCGGCGATCGGGCAGCGGTCGACCTGGACGTCGTCCTCTGGCTGGTCGGGACGGTGCTCGGCCTGGCCGTGGCGGTCGCGGTGCCGTACCGGCTGTTCACCCGGTACGAGGTCGGCGACGAGGCGGCGTCCGGGGGCTGGCTGATGCCGGTCGTGCCGCCGATGGTCAGCGCGGCCACCGGTGCCGCGCTCGTGCCCCACACGCCGGCCGGGCAGTGGCGGCTGGCGCTCACGGCCGGCTGCTGGTCGATGTTCGGTCTCAGCCTGCTGGCCAGCCTGGTGGTCATCACCCTGCTGTGGGGACGGCTGGCCCGGTACAAGGTCGGGGCCGCGGCCGCGGTGCCGACGCTGTGGATCGTGCTGGGCCCGCTCGGGCAGTCGATCACGGCGGCCAACGCGCTGGGCGCGCAGTCGGACCTGGTGTGGCCGCCGCCCTACGCGGCGGCGTTCCGCGCCCTCGGCCTGGTGTACGGGCTGCCGGTGGAGGGGTTCGCCCTGATGTGGGCCGCCGTCGCGCTGGCGGTCACGGTGCGCACCGCCCGGCACCACCTGCCGTTCTCGCTGTCCTGGTGGTCGTTCGTGTTCCCGGTCGGCACGATGGTCACCGGGACCTCGGCGCTGGCCGGGCACAGCGGCCTGGACTGCCTCAGCGTCGCCGCCGCCGTCCTCTTCCTGGGTCTGTTCGGCGCCTGGGCCGTGGTGGCGGCGCGGACGGCGCGGGCCGTGTGGACCGGCGCGCTGCTCGGCGGTCCCGTTCGGGTCTGA
- a CDS encoding DUF1349 domain-containing protein — protein MTENAVQPWSAGTWTAAPADAHEDGGDLLVTAVEGSDAWRHTSYGFVHDSAHALLAPLADPGAVEVTFDLDYDQQFDQAGLVLRADAETWVKAGVEFADGAPSVGAVVTLGRSDWSVAPVPTWAGRRVTVRASRTGDAVTVRARVDDEPFQLVRVAPFPAGTPLQAGPYCCAPTRAGLVVRFRRWATGPADAALH, from the coding sequence ATGACCGAGAACGCCGTCCAGCCGTGGAGCGCCGGGACGTGGACGGCGGCCCCCGCCGACGCCCACGAGGACGGCGGGGACCTGCTGGTCACCGCGGTCGAGGGCAGCGACGCGTGGCGGCACACCAGCTACGGGTTCGTGCACGACTCCGCGCACGCCCTGCTCGCCCCGCTGGCCGACCCCGGCGCGGTCGAGGTGACCTTCGACCTCGACTACGACCAGCAGTTCGACCAGGCCGGGCTGGTGCTGCGCGCCGACGCCGAGACCTGGGTCAAGGCCGGCGTCGAGTTCGCCGACGGGGCGCCGTCGGTGGGCGCGGTGGTCACCCTGGGCCGGTCGGACTGGTCGGTCGCGCCGGTGCCGACGTGGGCCGGCCGCCGGGTCACCGTGCGGGCCAGCCGCACCGGCGACGCCGTGACCGTCCGCGCCCGGGTGGACGACGAGCCGTTCCAGCTGGTGCGCGTCGCCCCCTTCCCGGCCGGGACGCCACTGCAGGCCGGGCCCTACTGCTGCGCGCCCACCCGCGCCGGCCTCGTCGTCCGCTTCCGGCGCTGGGCCACCGGCCCCGCCGACGCCGCGCTGCACTGA
- a CDS encoding flavin reductase family protein, producing MTAPLAEEFRAVMAGVATPVSVVTTLTDGSPHGTTVSAFASLSMSPPMVLVSLDRGSELLSRLAVDSVFGVNVLGSGQAALALAFARKGSDKFTGVDWVAEDGAPRLTGSPGWLACTVSQLVAGGDHVIVLGEVRAAAREDLAPLTYHARTFGTHAAAV from the coding sequence GTGACCGCTCCGCTGGCCGAGGAGTTCCGCGCCGTCATGGCCGGGGTGGCGACGCCGGTCTCGGTGGTCACCACGCTCACCGACGGCTCCCCGCACGGGACGACGGTGAGCGCGTTCGCCTCGCTGTCGATGAGCCCGCCGATGGTCCTGGTGTCGTTGGACCGGGGCTCGGAGCTGCTGTCCCGGCTGGCCGTGGACAGCGTCTTCGGGGTCAACGTGCTCGGCAGCGGGCAGGCCGCGCTGGCGCTGGCGTTCGCCCGCAAGGGCAGCGACAAGTTCACCGGCGTCGACTGGGTGGCCGAGGACGGCGCGCCCCGGCTGACCGGCAGCCCCGGCTGGCTGGCGTGCACGGTGAGCCAGCTCGTCGCCGGCGGTGACCACGTCATCGTGCTGGGCGAGGTGCGCGCCGCGGCGCGGGAGGACCTGGCGCCGCTGACGTACCACGCCCGCACGTTCGGCACCCACGCCGCGGCGGTCTGA
- the chrA gene encoding chromate efflux transporter has product MTSDPVSPPAPVSMRAATRAWFLISLQTFGGPAGQIAVMQRTLVEEKRWIGQRRFLHAMNYSMLLPGPEAQQLATYVGWLMHGTRGGLVAGGLFVLPGVVALLVLSAVYVAWGDTTAVTAVFAGLAPAVVAIVVQAVTRVGKRALTSRVLLGIAVAAFAALALFGVPFPVVVAGAGVLGWVLHRRRPTSLAEAPDDGPAPLIPDDALHTERPSARRTLRVLVVGLLAWGVPIAAVALLTGTDSVFTQQGLFFSGAAVVTFGGAYAVLAYVAQQAVGVYGWLAPGEMVRGLALAETTPGPLIMVVQFVAFLGAHRDPGGLDPWVAAVLASLLVTWVTFVPSFLFVLLGAPYMERLRGNRSLSAALTGITAAVVGVIANLGLYFAVHTLVTDVVTVDRWGLALQLPDLGTPRWVALAIACVAAVLLFRLRWSVLRTLGVCAVLGLAAGLAGLPV; this is encoded by the coding sequence GTGACCAGCGATCCCGTCTCCCCGCCGGCCCCCGTCAGCATGCGGGCGGCGACCCGTGCCTGGTTCCTCATCTCGCTGCAGACGTTCGGCGGCCCGGCCGGGCAGATCGCGGTCATGCAGCGGACGCTGGTGGAGGAGAAGCGCTGGATCGGGCAGCGCCGGTTCCTGCACGCGATGAACTACTCGATGCTGCTGCCCGGCCCGGAGGCCCAGCAGCTGGCCACCTACGTCGGCTGGTTGATGCACGGCACCCGCGGCGGGCTGGTCGCCGGGGGGCTGTTCGTGCTGCCCGGCGTCGTCGCGCTGCTGGTGCTGTCCGCGGTCTACGTGGCGTGGGGTGACACCACCGCGGTCACCGCCGTGTTCGCCGGGCTGGCCCCGGCCGTGGTCGCGATCGTGGTGCAGGCGGTGACCCGCGTCGGGAAGCGGGCGCTCACCAGCCGGGTGCTGCTGGGCATCGCGGTCGCCGCCTTCGCCGCGCTCGCGCTGTTCGGCGTCCCGTTCCCGGTGGTCGTCGCGGGCGCCGGCGTCCTCGGCTGGGTGCTGCACCGGCGGCGTCCCACCTCGCTGGCCGAGGCGCCCGACGACGGGCCGGCACCGCTGATCCCCGACGACGCCCTGCACACCGAGCGCCCCTCGGCCCGCCGCACGTTGCGGGTGCTGGTCGTCGGGCTGCTCGCCTGGGGCGTGCCGATCGCGGCGGTCGCGCTGCTGACCGGCACGGACAGCGTCTTCACCCAGCAGGGGCTGTTCTTCTCCGGCGCCGCGGTGGTGACCTTCGGCGGCGCCTACGCGGTGCTGGCCTACGTCGCCCAGCAGGCGGTCGGCGTGTACGGCTGGCTGGCGCCGGGGGAGATGGTGCGTGGGCTGGCGCTGGCCGAGACCACCCCTGGGCCGCTGATCATGGTCGTGCAGTTCGTGGCCTTCCTCGGCGCCCACCGCGACCCGGGCGGCCTCGACCCGTGGGTCGCGGCGGTGCTCGCCTCGCTGCTGGTCACCTGGGTGACGTTCGTGCCCAGCTTCCTGTTCGTACTGCTCGGGGCGCCGTACATGGAGCGGCTGCGCGGCAACCGGTCGCTGTCGGCGGCGCTGACCGGGATCACCGCCGCCGTGGTCGGGGTGATCGCCAACCTGGGGCTGTACTTCGCGGTGCACACGCTCGTCACCGACGTCGTGACCGTCGACCGGTGGGGCCTGGCGCTGCAGCTGCCCGACCTGGGCACGCCGCGCTGGGTGGCGCTGGCGATCGCGTGCGTCGCGGCGGTGCTGCTGTTCCGGCTGCGCTGGTCGGTGCTGCGCACGCTCGGCGTGTGCGCCGTCCTCGGCCTGGCCGCCGGGCTGGCCGGCCTGCCCGTCTGA
- a CDS encoding Gfo/Idh/MocA family protein, with translation MTSPYIARPELLDADPLAATGRPVGWGVVSTGAIAEKVTADIALLPDATLAAVSSRQADKAAAFAERFGFAASYGDDGTRSGLDALLADPAVEVVYVATPHAQHAAVVRAALTACKSVLVEKPITINAREATELVELARERGVFLMEAVWTRFLPAYQRALQIAASGELGQVHWVNAEVSFPAPADPTARIWAPADGGGALLDLAVYPLLWAWGTIGLPDSVTAVGTLNSEGVDAQNALSLTYGSGAQAQLTTSLLARSPHTALVCGTDGWLRAEGADSVYRPTRLEVAVGDAPVRVEEFELIGSGYVHEIREVVRCVQQGLTESPVMPLEDSLALMRFLDGVRAQLGVVYPND, from the coding sequence ATGACCTCGCCGTACATCGCCCGTCCGGAGCTGCTCGACGCCGACCCGCTGGCCGCGACCGGCCGCCCCGTCGGCTGGGGCGTGGTGTCCACCGGCGCCATCGCGGAGAAGGTGACGGCGGACATCGCGCTGCTGCCCGACGCGACGCTGGCCGCCGTCAGCTCCCGGCAGGCGGACAAGGCCGCGGCCTTCGCCGAGCGGTTCGGGTTCGCCGCCTCCTACGGCGACGACGGCACCCGTTCGGGCCTGGACGCGCTGCTGGCCGATCCGGCCGTCGAGGTCGTCTACGTGGCCACCCCGCACGCCCAGCACGCCGCCGTGGTGCGCGCGGCGCTGACCGCCTGCAAGTCGGTGCTGGTGGAGAAGCCGATCACCATCAACGCGCGGGAGGCCACCGAGCTGGTCGAGCTGGCCCGCGAGCGCGGCGTCTTCCTGATGGAGGCGGTGTGGACCCGGTTCCTGCCCGCGTACCAGCGCGCGCTGCAGATCGCCGCCTCCGGCGAGCTCGGCCAGGTGCACTGGGTCAACGCCGAGGTCTCCTTCCCCGCCCCCGCCGACCCGACCGCGCGCATCTGGGCACCGGCCGACGGCGGCGGCGCGCTGCTCGACCTGGCCGTCTACCCGCTGCTGTGGGCCTGGGGCACGATCGGCCTGCCCGACTCGGTCACCGCGGTCGGCACGCTCAACAGCGAGGGCGTCGACGCGCAGAACGCGCTGTCGCTGACCTACGGCTCCGGCGCCCAGGCGCAGCTGACCACCTCGCTGCTGGCCCGCTCCCCGCACACCGCACTGGTCTGCGGCACCGACGGCTGGCTGCGCGCCGAGGGTGCGGACTCCGTCTACCGCCCCACCCGGCTCGAGGTGGCCGTGGGCGACGCACCGGTGCGGGTCGAGGAGTTCGAGCTCATCGGGTCCGGCTACGTGCACGAGATCCGCGAGGTCGTCCGCTGCGTCCAACAGGGGCTGACGGAGAGCCCCGTCATGCCGCTGGAGGACTCGCTGGCCCTCATGCGCTTCCTCGACGGCGTCCGCGCCCAGCTCGGCGTCGTCTACCCGAACGACTGA
- a CDS encoding Na+/H+ antiporter: MSAETMLLLVLGAVAVIVAVRAVADRTGLPAAALLTLVGIVYALLPGPNVALDPHLVLTLVLPPLLYSAALDSSLTAIRKNMRTVVSLSVLLVLVTALVIGAGFALFVTGATLAAGIALGAAVAPPDPVAALSVGRKVGLPPRLITLIQGEGLLNDATALTILTVAVTAAQGEGFSTPAAVGEFTIAAVGGVAAGLVVAYGVRPLRRLRKDPLTNNAISLATPFVAYLLGEAVHVSGVLAVVVAGLVIGHNAPYWTSGASRLQTDAVWRLVDFLLEGIVFLLIGQQLPEVIRGLDQYDTSTVVTAAAITIGSVLLIRPLWLLLTESLPASMHSHLGGDTDDGSRFSGRLSGREIVVLSWAGTRGVISLAAIFTLPLVTETGAPFPDRDLLLFCAFLAVLVTLVGQGITFAPLVRALGCRADQADEARLRNEARIAAVEAGLARLETLQSEEHDAVDERAIVTLQTQLTTRLDRYRKRLDVINSAEGGEIPLSPGYEAALRLRRAVIAAEREELLRWRDGARLPDEGLRILERELDHEEGLLPKR, from the coding sequence GTGAGCGCCGAGACCATGTTGTTGCTGGTGCTGGGCGCGGTGGCGGTCATCGTCGCGGTCCGGGCGGTCGCCGACCGGACCGGGTTGCCGGCCGCTGCCCTGCTGACGCTCGTCGGCATCGTCTACGCCCTGCTGCCCGGGCCGAACGTCGCCCTGGACCCGCACCTGGTGCTGACGCTGGTGCTGCCGCCGCTGCTCTACAGCGCGGCGCTGGACTCCTCGCTGACGGCGATCCGCAAGAACATGCGCACCGTGGTCAGCCTGTCGGTGCTGCTCGTGCTGGTGACCGCGCTGGTCATCGGCGCCGGGTTCGCGCTGTTCGTCACCGGCGCGACGCTGGCCGCGGGCATCGCGCTGGGCGCCGCGGTCGCCCCGCCGGACCCGGTCGCCGCGCTGTCGGTGGGCCGCAAGGTCGGCCTGCCGCCGCGACTGATCACCCTCATCCAGGGCGAGGGGCTGCTCAACGACGCGACCGCGCTGACCATCCTCACCGTGGCGGTCACCGCCGCCCAGGGCGAGGGGTTCTCCACCCCAGCCGCAGTCGGTGAGTTCACGATCGCCGCGGTCGGTGGGGTGGCCGCCGGGCTGGTGGTCGCCTACGGCGTGCGGCCGCTGCGCCGCCTGCGCAAGGACCCGCTGACCAACAACGCCATCTCGCTGGCCACCCCGTTCGTGGCCTACCTGCTGGGCGAGGCGGTGCACGTCTCCGGCGTGCTGGCCGTCGTCGTCGCCGGGCTGGTCATCGGGCACAACGCCCCCTACTGGACGTCAGGGGCCAGCCGGCTGCAGACCGACGCCGTGTGGCGGCTGGTCGACTTCCTGCTCGAGGGCATCGTGTTCCTGCTCATCGGCCAGCAGCTGCCCGAGGTCATCCGCGGCCTGGACCAGTACGACACCTCGACCGTGGTGACCGCGGCCGCCATCACCATCGGCAGCGTCCTGCTCATCCGGCCGCTGTGGCTGCTGCTCACCGAGTCGCTGCCCGCCTCGATGCACAGCCACCTCGGCGGGGACACCGACGACGGCAGCCGGTTCAGCGGACGGCTGTCCGGGCGGGAGATCGTCGTCCTGAGCTGGGCGGGCACCCGCGGCGTCATCAGCCTGGCCGCCATCTTCACCCTGCCGCTGGTCACCGAGACCGGGGCGCCGTTCCCCGACCGGGACCTGCTGCTGTTCTGCGCGTTCCTCGCCGTGCTGGTCACGCTGGTCGGGCAGGGCATCACCTTCGCGCCGCTGGTGCGCGCACTGGGCTGCCGCGCCGACCAGGCCGACGAGGCCCGGCTGCGCAACGAGGCCCGGATCGCCGCGGTCGAGGCGGGCCTGGCCCGGCTGGAGACGCTCCAGTCCGAGGAGCACGACGCGGTCGACGAGCGGGCGATCGTCACGCTGCAGACCCAGCTGACCACCCGGCTGGACCGCTACCGCAAGCGGCTGGACGTCATCAACTCCGCCGAGGGCGGGGAGATCCCGCTGTCCCCGGGGTATGAGGCCGCGCTGCGACTGCGCCGCGCGGTCATCGCCGCCGAACGCGAGGAGCTGCTCCGCTGGCGGGACGGCGCCCGGCTCCCCGACGAGGGACTGCGGATCCTCGAGCGCGAGCTGGACCACGAGGAGGGCCTGCTGCCCAAGCGCTGA
- a CDS encoding PfkB family carbohydrate kinase yields MITVCGELVIDLIPSGAPEPGQAPQYTAFPGGNALNVAVAAARLGVVSSLMARVGPGPFGALLRGHAARNGVRTDAMLPAAEPVSLAVVELAEDGSADYSFHTVGAADWQWTAEELERAWPADTRIVHIGSISSWTPPGSAAIADLVARVRADGTALVSFDPNVRPGLIADADAVRAQVDRLRRTADVVKVSAEDLEWLDPGADLDATALRWAAEGPSLVVVTDGGGTLRAARPDGTLLHRQPPSVTVVDTVGAGDSLAAGLFAGLARTGVLTSAALRELPEPELAALLDDAALVAALACTKAGANPPTLAELETARAR; encoded by the coding sequence GTGATCACCGTCTGCGGCGAGCTCGTGATCGACCTGATCCCCTCCGGGGCACCCGAGCCCGGGCAGGCGCCGCAGTACACGGCCTTCCCTGGGGGCAACGCGCTCAACGTCGCCGTCGCCGCTGCCCGGCTGGGTGTAGTCAGCTCCCTGATGGCGCGGGTGGGTCCGGGCCCGTTCGGTGCGCTGCTCCGCGGGCACGCCGCCCGCAACGGCGTGCGCACCGACGCGATGCTGCCGGCCGCCGAGCCGGTGAGCCTGGCGGTGGTGGAGCTGGCCGAGGACGGCTCGGCCGACTACTCCTTCCACACCGTCGGCGCCGCCGACTGGCAGTGGACCGCCGAGGAGCTGGAGCGTGCCTGGCCGGCCGACACCCGGATCGTGCACATCGGCTCGATCTCCAGCTGGACCCCGCCCGGCTCGGCCGCCATCGCCGACCTGGTCGCCCGGGTCCGCGCCGACGGGACGGCGCTGGTGAGCTTCGACCCCAACGTCCGCCCCGGCCTCATCGCCGACGCCGACGCCGTCCGGGCGCAGGTCGACCGGCTGCGCCGCACCGCGGACGTCGTCAAGGTCAGCGCCGAGGACCTGGAGTGGCTCGACCCCGGCGCCGACCTGGACGCCACCGCGCTGCGCTGGGCCGCCGAGGGGCCCTCGCTCGTCGTGGTCACCGACGGCGGTGGCACCCTCCGCGCGGCGCGCCCCGACGGCACGCTGCTGCACCGGCAGCCGCCCTCGGTGACCGTGGTCGACACCGTCGGCGCCGGCGACAGCCTGGCCGCGGGCCTGTTCGCCGGGCTGGCCCGCACCGGGGTGCTCACCTCCGCCGCGCTCCGCGAGCTGCCCGAGCCCGAGCTCGCCGCGCTGCTGGACGACGCCGCGCTGGTCGCGGCGCTGGCCTGCACCAAGGCCGGGGCCAACCCGCCCACGCTCGCCGAGCTGGAGACCGCCCGCGCCCGGTGA
- a CDS encoding pyridoxal phosphate-dependent aminotransferase, producing the protein MTRTPHLTSRLQGFGTTVFAEMSALAVATGSINLGQGFPDTPGPAEVLDVARAAIGTPHDQYPPGPGLPELRTAIAEHQLRFRGLSYDPDGEVLVTAGATEALTAALLALLEPGDEVVLFEPMYDSYAAAVAMAGGVLRPVPLRPPAVEPGSVSTDAWTFTEAELRAAVTPRTRLLLLNTPHNPTGKVFTAAELALLAEVATTADLLVLTDEVYEHLVFDGAAHTSIATLPGMAERTLVVSSGGKTFSTTGWKIGWVCGPAPLVAAVRTAKQFLTYVNGGPFQPAIAAGLRLPDAYFTGVAADLQRRRDLLVAGLAAAGLPVVSPQATYFATIDVRPRQPDGDGIAFCRSLPARAGVVAVPSVVFYDAADAHLGRHLVRFAFCKRDEVLEDAARRLGEMQ; encoded by the coding sequence GTGACCCGCACGCCGCACCTCACCTCCCGGCTGCAGGGCTTCGGGACGACGGTCTTCGCCGAGATGAGCGCGCTGGCCGTCGCGACCGGCTCGATCAACCTGGGCCAGGGGTTCCCCGACACACCCGGTCCGGCCGAGGTGCTCGACGTCGCCCGCGCCGCGATCGGCACACCGCACGACCAGTACCCGCCCGGCCCCGGCCTGCCCGAGCTGCGGACGGCGATCGCCGAGCACCAGCTGCGCTTCCGCGGCCTGAGCTACGACCCGGACGGCGAGGTGCTGGTGACCGCCGGGGCCACCGAGGCGCTGACCGCGGCGCTGCTCGCGCTGCTGGAGCCCGGCGACGAGGTCGTGCTGTTCGAGCCGATGTACGACAGCTACGCCGCCGCGGTGGCGATGGCCGGCGGGGTCCTCCGCCCGGTGCCGCTGCGCCCGCCAGCGGTCGAGCCGGGCAGCGTGAGCACCGACGCGTGGACCTTCACCGAGGCCGAGCTGCGGGCCGCGGTCACCCCGCGCACCCGCTTGCTGCTGCTCAACACCCCGCACAACCCGACCGGCAAGGTGTTCACCGCCGCGGAGCTGGCGCTGCTGGCCGAGGTCGCGACCACCGCCGACCTGCTGGTGCTCACCGACGAGGTCTACGAGCACCTCGTGTTCGACGGCGCCGCGCACACCTCGATCGCCACGCTGCCCGGGATGGCCGAGCGCACGCTGGTGGTCAGCAGCGGCGGCAAGACGTTCAGCACCACCGGCTGGAAGATCGGCTGGGTGTGCGGCCCGGCGCCGCTGGTGGCTGCCGTGCGCACCGCCAAGCAGTTCCTCACCTACGTCAACGGCGGGCCGTTCCAGCCGGCGATCGCCGCCGGGCTCCGCCTGCCCGACGCCTACTTCACCGGGGTGGCCGCCGACCTGCAGCGGCGCCGCGACCTGCTCGTCGCCGGGCTCGCCGCCGCGGGCCTGCCGGTGGTCAGCCCGCAGGCGACGTACTTCGCCACGATCGACGTCCGGCCGCGGCAGCCCGACGGCGACGGGATCGCGTTCTGCCGGTCGCTGCCGGCCCGCGCCGGCGTGGTCGCCGTCCCGTCCGTGGTCTTCTACGACGCGGCGGACGCGCACCTGGGCCGGCACCTGGTGCGGTTCGCCTTCTGCAAGCGCGACGAGGTGCTCGAGGACGCCGCGAGGCGGTTGGGGGAGATGCAGTGA
- a CDS encoding LysR family transcriptional regulator, which translates to MPLSSHVPDIAALELLLDVARTGSIGAAARVHGVSQQAASARLAGLERQVGLTVLDRGSTGSRLTDAGRALVAWADRVVSAAGELDDGVAALRREGSARLRLAASMTVAEHLVPRWLAALRGQTPAGTEPPTVMLTATNSDAVTELVRTHAADLGFVEGPAAPPGLEHRDVAADRLVLVVPPGHPWAGRRRPVTAAELAATPLVVREPGSGTRRALEDALHAALGAVTPLAPPAMEFGTGTAVREAVRAGLGPAVLSDLAVSVDLADGRLVEVPVPGLPLTRRLRAVWAGAAQLPAGPARDLLAVAARRRG; encoded by the coding sequence GTGCCGCTGAGCAGCCACGTCCCGGACATCGCCGCCCTCGAGCTGCTCCTCGACGTCGCCCGCACCGGCAGCATCGGCGCCGCGGCGCGGGTGCACGGCGTCAGCCAGCAGGCCGCGTCCGCCCGGCTGGCCGGCCTGGAGCGGCAGGTGGGCCTGACCGTCCTGGACCGGGGGTCGACCGGCTCGCGGCTCACCGACGCCGGGCGGGCGCTGGTCGCCTGGGCCGACCGGGTGGTGTCGGCCGCCGGGGAGCTGGACGACGGCGTGGCGGCACTGCGGCGCGAGGGGTCGGCGCGGCTGCGCCTGGCGGCCAGCATGACCGTCGCCGAGCACCTGGTCCCGCGCTGGCTGGCGGCGCTGCGCGGGCAGACCCCGGCGGGCACGGAACCGCCGACGGTCATGCTCACGGCCACCAACAGCGACGCGGTCACCGAGCTGGTGCGCACCCACGCGGCCGACCTGGGTTTCGTCGAGGGCCCCGCCGCGCCACCCGGGCTCGAGCACCGGGACGTCGCTGCAGACCGGCTCGTGCTCGTCGTGCCGCCGGGGCACCCGTGGGCCGGTCGGCGGCGTCCGGTGACCGCGGCGGAGCTGGCGGCCACCCCGCTCGTCGTCCGCGAGCCGGGGTCCGGCACGCGGCGCGCGCTGGAGGACGCCCTGCACGCGGCGCTCGGCGCGGTGACCCCGCTCGCTCCCCCGGCCATGGAGTTCGGCACCGGCACGGCCGTGCGCGAGGCCGTCCGCGCCGGACTGGGGCCGGCAGTCCTGTCGGACCTGGCGGTGTCGGTCGACCTGGCCGACGGCCGGCTGGTCGAGGTCCCCGTGCCCGGGCTGCCGCTGACCCGCCGGCTCCGCGCCGTGTGGGCCGGCGCGGCACAGCTGCCGGCCGGCCCGGCCCGCGACCTGCTCGCCGTCGCCGCCCGCCGCCGCGGCTGA